A window from Pseudomonas sp. Tri1 encodes these proteins:
- the nirD gene encoding nitrite reductase small subunit NirD, which yields MNWLDICALEEINILGSRIINGPKGDIAIFRTSDDEVFALDDRCPHKGGPLSQGLVYGKRVACPLHNWQIDLESGQAQAPDVGCAHHHSARVENGRVQLALRDAS from the coding sequence ATGAACTGGCTGGATATCTGCGCGCTGGAAGAAATCAATATCCTCGGTTCGCGCATCATCAATGGCCCGAAAGGCGATATCGCGATTTTCCGCACCAGCGACGATGAAGTGTTCGCCCTCGATGACCGTTGCCCGCATAAGGGCGGTCCTTTGTCCCAAGGGTTGGTCTACGGCAAGCGTGTGGCCTGCCCGCTGCACAACTGGCAGATCGACCTGGAAAGCGGCCAGGCCCAGGCCCCGGATGTCGGCTGCGCCCATCATCATTCGGCCAGGGTCGAAAACGGCCGGGTGCAACTGGCCCTACGGGACGCAAGCTGA
- the nirB gene encoding nitrite reductase large subunit NirB, with translation MKKLKLVMIGNGMAGVRTLEELLKLSNELYDITVFGAEPHTNYNRILLSPVLAGEQTFEEIVLNDLSWYLDNNIKLLLNRKVVEIDRVKRRVIAEDGSEAEYDRLLIATGSTPFILPIPGNTLEGVIGYRDIADTQAMINTAKTHKHAVVIGGGLLGLEAANGLKLRGMDVTVVHLGEWLLERQLDKTSGQLLQTALENRGLKFRLSEQTQALHDAGNGRVGSVQFKNGDIIPADLVVMAAGIRPNTELAEKSGIPCNRGILVNDTMQTYDPRIYAIGECANHRGTAYGLVAPLFEQAKVCANHLAQLGFATYKGSVTSTKLKVTGIDLFSAGDFMGGEGTETITLSDPIGGVYKKLVIKDDVLVGACLYGDTADGGWYFRQIRENHGISEIRDHLMFGENALGDVGHQGQDKAMSMADSAEVCGCNGVCKGTIVKAIQEHGLFSVDDVKKHTKAASSCGSCAGLVEQILINTVGGAADVKPKSEKAICGCSDLNHGQIRQAIRDQHLLTIADAMSYLNWRAPNGCATCRPALNYYLISTWPGEAQDDPQSRLINERAHANIQKDGTYSVVPRMWGGVTNPSELRRIADVADKYNVPMVKVTGGQRIDLLGIKKQDLPGVWKDLDMPSGHAYGKSIRTVKTCVGSEFCRFGTQNSTQLGIELEHDLFNMWSPHKVKLAVSGCPRNCSEAGIKDVGIIGVDSGWEMYIGGNGGIKTEVAEFFVKLKTAEEVREYNGAFLQLYREEAFYLERTVHYMQRVGMEHIKKAVLEDPARRKALHERLKFSLSLEQDPWKQRLEQPLLKKEFEVIPVKNLEVSA, from the coding sequence ATGAAAAAACTCAAACTGGTAATGATCGGCAACGGCATGGCCGGGGTTCGAACCCTCGAAGAACTGCTCAAACTGAGTAACGAGCTGTACGACATCACGGTGTTCGGTGCCGAGCCCCACACCAACTACAACCGCATCCTGCTCTCACCGGTACTGGCCGGTGAGCAGACGTTCGAAGAGATCGTGCTCAACGACCTGAGCTGGTACCTGGACAACAACATCAAGCTACTGCTCAACCGCAAGGTGGTGGAGATCGACCGGGTCAAGCGCCGGGTCATCGCCGAAGACGGCAGCGAAGCCGAATATGACCGCCTGCTGATCGCCACCGGTTCCACGCCCTTTATCCTGCCGATCCCCGGCAACACCCTGGAAGGCGTGATCGGCTACCGCGACATCGCCGACACCCAGGCCATGATCAACACCGCCAAGACCCACAAGCATGCGGTGGTGATCGGCGGCGGCCTGCTCGGCCTGGAAGCCGCCAATGGCCTGAAGTTGCGGGGCATGGACGTGACCGTGGTGCACCTGGGCGAATGGTTGCTGGAACGGCAACTGGACAAGACCAGCGGCCAACTGCTGCAAACCGCCCTGGAAAACCGTGGCCTGAAATTCCGCCTCAGCGAACAAACCCAAGCCTTGCACGACGCTGGCAACGGCCGGGTCGGCTCGGTCCAGTTCAAGAACGGTGACATCATCCCCGCCGACCTGGTGGTGATGGCCGCGGGTATCCGGCCCAACACCGAACTGGCGGAAAAATCCGGCATCCCGTGCAACCGCGGGATCCTGGTCAACGACACGATGCAGACCTACGATCCGCGCATCTATGCCATCGGTGAATGCGCCAACCACCGTGGCACCGCCTACGGCCTGGTGGCCCCGCTGTTCGAACAGGCCAAGGTCTGCGCCAACCACCTCGCACAACTGGGCTTCGCCACGTACAAGGGCTCGGTGACCTCGACCAAGCTCAAAGTCACCGGCATCGACCTGTTTTCCGCCGGGGACTTCATGGGCGGCGAAGGCACCGAGACCATCACCCTTTCCGACCCGATTGGCGGCGTCTATAAAAAACTGGTGATCAAGGATGACGTGCTGGTGGGCGCCTGTCTGTACGGCGATACGGCAGATGGTGGCTGGTATTTCCGCCAGATCCGTGAGAACCACGGCATCAGCGAGATCCGCGATCACTTGATGTTCGGCGAAAACGCCTTGGGTGACGTAGGACACCAGGGCCAGGACAAAGCCATGAGCATGGCCGACAGCGCCGAAGTCTGCGGCTGCAACGGCGTGTGCAAAGGCACCATCGTCAAGGCGATCCAGGAGCACGGGCTGTTCAGCGTCGACGACGTGAAAAAACACACCAAGGCCGCCAGCTCCTGCGGCTCCTGCGCCGGCTTGGTCGAGCAGATCCTGATCAACACCGTGGGCGGTGCGGCGGACGTCAAGCCGAAAAGCGAAAAAGCCATCTGCGGCTGCAGCGACCTCAACCACGGCCAGATCCGCCAGGCGATCCGCGACCAGCACCTGCTGACCATCGCTGACGCCATGAGCTACCTGAACTGGCGCGCCCCCAACGGCTGCGCCACCTGCCGCCCGGCGCTGAACTACTACCTGATTTCCACTTGGCCCGGCGAAGCCCAGGACGACCCGCAATCGCGCCTGATCAACGAACGCGCCCACGCCAACATCCAGAAAGATGGCACTTATTCGGTCGTGCCACGGATGTGGGGTGGCGTGACCAATCCGTCGGAGCTGCGGCGCATCGCCGACGTGGCCGACAAGTACAACGTGCCGATGGTCAAGGTCACTGGCGGCCAGCGTATCGACTTGCTGGGGATCAAGAAGCAGGACCTGCCCGGCGTTTGGAAAGACCTCGACATGCCCTCCGGGCACGCCTATGGCAAGTCCATCCGCACCGTGAAAACCTGCGTGGGCAGCGAGTTCTGCCGCTTCGGCACGCAGAACTCGACCCAACTGGGCATCGAGCTGGAACACGACCTGTTCAACATGTGGTCGCCGCACAAGGTGAAGCTGGCCGTCTCTGGTTGCCCACGCAACTGCTCGGAAGCGGGCATCAAGGACGTCGGCATTATCGGCGTCGATTCCGGCTGGGAGATGTACATCGGCGGCAACGGCGGGATCAAGACCGAAGTGGCCGAGTTCTTCGTCAAACTCAAGACCGCCGAAGAAGTGCGCGAATACAACGGCGCCTTCCTGCAGCTGTACCGCGAAGAAGCCTTCTACCTCGAACGCACCGTGCATTACATGCAGCGGGTCGGCATGGAGCACATCAAGAAAGCCGTGCTCGAAGACCCGGCGCGGCGCAAGGCCCTTCATGAGCGCCTGAAGTTTTCCCTGTCGCTGGAGCAGGATCCATGGAAACAGCGCCTGGAACAGCCACTGCTGAAAAAAGAGTTTGAAGTCATCCCCGTGAAAAACCTGGAGGTGTCGGCATGA
- a CDS encoding bifunctional protein-serine/threonine kinase/phosphatase gives MSLQLSFAEASAIGPREENQDALRLVTPAPALAASKGYLFAIADGVSQCADGGLAARSTLQALALDYYATPQTWGVAQALDRLLLAQNRWLQANGGGQPLLTTVSALVLRGRRFTLAHVGDCRVYRWHADQLQRVSEDHVWEQQGMQHVLKRALGLDQHLILDFLDGELRTDETFVLLSDGVWAVLGDTAIAGILRDQPDLDLAAQTLVNAAHLAGSQDNASALLVRVDALGEASIGDALIQLQQWPLPPALKPGQVFEGWQIEGLLGQSQQSLLYRVHDGQGQPWLLKTLPGQLRDDTRAGQALLSEEWFLKRVAGRQFPEVHGVPQRQHLYYVMREYSGMTLAELFNQDGPLPLAQWLELAQRLVRAVGLLHRRQIYHRDIKPENLHLGDDGELRLLDFGLAYCPGLSEDQANVLPGTPSYIAPEAFGGTAPTAQQDLYAVGVTLYFLLTGHYPYGEIEAFQRPRFGVPVNASRYRPDLAEWLGQSLERAVEADPQQRFETAEEWLLLLEQGERRSLGVRPRPLLEREPLKVWRTLALASLVVNIVLLFLVFHG, from the coding sequence ATGAGCCTGCAACTGAGTTTCGCCGAAGCCAGCGCCATCGGCCCACGGGAAGAGAACCAGGACGCCTTGCGCCTGGTCACCCCGGCCCCGGCCCTGGCCGCCAGCAAGGGATACCTGTTCGCCATCGCCGACGGCGTGAGCCAATGCGCCGATGGCGGGCTGGCCGCCCGTTCGACCTTGCAGGCCCTGGCCCTGGACTACTACGCCACGCCACAGACCTGGGGCGTGGCCCAAGCGCTGGACCGCTTGTTACTGGCGCAGAATCGCTGGTTGCAGGCCAACGGCGGCGGGCAGCCGCTGCTCACCACCGTCAGCGCCCTGGTCCTGCGCGGTCGGCGCTTCACCCTCGCGCATGTCGGTGATTGCCGGGTCTACCGCTGGCACGCCGACCAGTTGCAACGGGTCAGCGAAGACCACGTCTGGGAACAACAGGGCATGCAACATGTGCTCAAGCGTGCCCTGGGACTGGATCAACACCTGATCCTGGACTTTCTCGACGGCGAACTGCGCACCGACGAAACCTTCGTCCTGCTCAGCGACGGGGTCTGGGCGGTCCTGGGGGACACGGCCATCGCCGGCATCCTTCGCGACCAGCCGGACCTCGACCTCGCGGCGCAGACACTGGTCAACGCCGCGCACCTGGCCGGTAGCCAGGACAACGCCAGCGCCCTGTTGGTGCGAGTCGATGCGTTGGGTGAAGCGAGCATCGGCGATGCACTGATCCAATTGCAGCAATGGCCCCTGCCGCCGGCGCTGAAACCGGGCCAGGTGTTCGAAGGCTGGCAGATCGAAGGCCTGCTCGGCCAGAGCCAACAGTCATTGCTCTACCGGGTACACGACGGTCAGGGCCAGCCGTGGCTGCTGAAAACCTTGCCCGGGCAGCTACGGGACGACACCCGGGCTGGCCAGGCATTGCTGTCGGAAGAATGGTTTCTCAAACGGGTCGCGGGGCGACAGTTTCCCGAGGTCCATGGCGTTCCCCAGCGTCAGCATTTGTACTACGTGATGCGCGAATACTCGGGCATGACCCTGGCCGAGCTGTTCAACCAGGACGGGCCACTACCTCTCGCCCAATGGTTGGAGTTGGCGCAACGGCTGGTGCGGGCGGTGGGCCTGCTGCATCGAAGGCAGATCTACCACCGCGACATCAAGCCGGAAAACCTGCACCTGGGCGATGACGGGGAGTTGCGTTTGCTGGATTTCGGCCTGGCGTACTGCCCGGGCCTGTCCGAAGACCAGGCCAACGTGCTGCCCGGCACACCCAGCTATATAGCGCCGGAAGCCTTCGGTGGCACCGCGCCGACCGCGCAACAGGATTTGTATGCCGTCGGCGTGACCTTGTATTTTCTGCTGACAGGGCATTATCCCTACGGCGAAATCGAAGCATTCCAGCGCCCGCGCTTTGGCGTGCCGGTCAATGCCAGTCGCTATCGGCCAGACCTGGCCGAATGGCTCGGGCAAAGCCTGGAACGTGCCGTCGAGGCCGATCCGCAGCAGCGCTTTGAAACCGCCGAGGAATGGTTGTTGCTGCTGGAACAGGGCGAACGCCGCAGCTTGGGCGTAAGGCCCCGGCCGCTGCTGGAAAGAGAACCGCTGAAGGTCTGGCGGACGTTGGCGCTGGCGTCTTTGGTGGTGAACATCGTGCTGCTGTTTTTGGTGTTTCATGGCTGA
- a CDS encoding nitrate/nitrite transporter has protein sequence MNSSFWKSGHTPTLFAAFLYFDLSFMVWYLLGPLAVQISADLHLTTQQRGLMVATPILAGAVLRLFMGLLADRISPKTAGMVGQVIVISALFCAWKLGIHSYEQALLLGLFLGVAGASFAVALPLASQWYPPQHQGKAMGIAGAGNSGTVLAALIAPVMAVAFGWTNVFGFALIPLVLTLVLFAWLAKNAPERPKAKSMADYLKALGDRDSWWFMFFYSVTFGGFIGLASALPGYFNDQYGLSPVTAGYYTAACVFGGSLMRPLGGALADRFGGIRTLLGMYTVAAVCIAAVGFNLPSSYAALALFVCTMLGLGAGNGAVFQLVPQRFRREIGVMTGLIGMAGGIGGFALAAGMGAIKQSTGSYQLALWLFASLGVLAWFGLHGVKRRWRTTWGSAAVTAARV, from the coding sequence ATGAATTCAAGCTTCTGGAAATCCGGCCATACCCCGACACTGTTCGCGGCCTTCCTCTATTTCGACCTGAGTTTCATGGTCTGGTACCTGCTCGGCCCACTGGCGGTGCAGATCTCCGCCGACCTGCACCTGACCACCCAACAACGCGGCCTGATGGTGGCAACGCCGATCCTGGCTGGCGCCGTATTGCGCTTGTTCATGGGCCTGCTGGCCGATCGGATTTCACCAAAGACCGCCGGCATGGTGGGCCAGGTGATTGTGATCAGCGCGCTGTTCTGCGCCTGGAAACTGGGCATCCACAGCTATGAACAAGCCCTGCTGCTGGGCCTGTTCCTGGGCGTGGCCGGTGCTTCGTTCGCCGTGGCCCTGCCGCTGGCGTCCCAGTGGTATCCGCCACAGCATCAGGGCAAGGCCATGGGCATTGCCGGTGCTGGTAACTCGGGCACCGTGCTCGCCGCGTTGATCGCCCCGGTCATGGCGGTGGCCTTCGGCTGGACCAACGTGTTCGGCTTCGCGCTGATCCCGCTGGTGCTGACCCTGGTGCTCTTCGCCTGGCTGGCCAAGAATGCCCCCGAGCGGCCGAAAGCCAAATCCATGGCCGACTACCTCAAGGCCCTGGGCGACCGTGACAGCTGGTGGTTCATGTTCTTCTACAGCGTGACCTTTGGCGGTTTCATCGGCCTGGCCAGTGCCCTGCCCGGCTACTTCAACGACCAATATGGCCTGAGCCCGGTAACCGCCGGCTACTACACCGCCGCCTGCGTCTTCGGTGGCAGCCTGATGCGGCCACTAGGCGGCGCCCTGGCCGATCGTTTCGGCGGCATCCGCACCTTGCTCGGCATGTACACCGTAGCGGCAGTCTGCATCGCGGCGGTGGGTTTCAACCTGCCAAGTTCCTATGCGGCCCTGGCCCTGTTCGTCTGCACCATGCTCGGTCTCGGTGCAGGCAACGGCGCGGTGTTCCAACTGGTGCCACAACGCTTCCGCCGCGAAATCGGCGTGATGACCGGGCTGATCGGCATGGCCGGCGGCATCGGTGGCTTCGCCCTCGCGGCGGGCATGGGCGCGATCAAGCAGAGCACCGGCAGCTATCAACTGGCGCTGTGGTTGTTCGCCAGCCTCGGTGTCCTGGCCTGGTTCGGCCTGCACGGTGTAAAACGTCGCTGGAGGACCACTTGGGGTTCGGCCGCTGTCACCGCTGCTCGGGTATAA
- a CDS encoding ANTAR domain-containing protein, translating into MLRILLINDTAKKVGRLKAALIEAGFEVIDESGLTIDLPARVETVRPDVILIDTESPGRDVMEQVVLVSRDQPRPIVMFTDEHDPDVMRQAIKSGVSAYIVEGIHAARLQPILDVAMARFESDQALRAQLLARDQQLAERKRIELAKGMLMKMKECNEEQAYTLMRRQAMSRQQKLIQVAEQIIAMNELLG; encoded by the coding sequence ATGCTGCGTATCCTGCTGATCAACGACACGGCGAAAAAAGTCGGCCGCCTCAAGGCCGCCCTGATTGAGGCCGGATTCGAAGTCATCGACGAATCCGGCTTGACCATTGACCTGCCGGCACGCGTCGAAACGGTGCGTCCGGACGTAATTCTGATCGATACCGAGTCACCCGGGCGCGATGTGATGGAACAAGTGGTGCTGGTCAGCCGCGACCAACCACGACCGATCGTCATGTTTACCGACGAGCACGACCCGGATGTGATGCGCCAGGCAATCAAGTCGGGCGTGAGCGCCTACATCGTCGAAGGCATCCACGCCGCGCGCCTGCAACCGATCCTCGATGTGGCCATGGCCCGCTTCGAAAGCGACCAGGCCCTGCGCGCCCAGCTCCTGGCCCGGGACCAGCAACTGGCCGAACGCAAGCGCATCGAACTGGCCAAGGGCATGCTGATGAAAATGAAGGAATGCAACGAGGAGCAGGCCTACACCTTGATGCGCCGCCAGGCCATGAGCCGCCAGCAGAAGCTGATCCAGGTGGCGGAACAGATCATTGCCATGAATGAGTTGCTGGGCTGA
- a CDS encoding CmpA/NrtA family ABC transporter substrate-binding protein: MNEVPANPLAWVNGSDAPEKSAVNLGFMALSDCAPVVVAATQGFAQPYGLTLNLKRQTSWANLRDKLVSGEIDAAHSLYGLIYAVHLGIGGVAPTDMAVLMGLNQNGQSINLSHGLQAQGVTSPEALEHHVHQTRPKLTFAQTFPTGTHAMWLYYWLAAQGIHPLTDVDSVVVPPPQMIAHLQAGRIDGFCVGEPWCASAVKQNLGFTLATTQTIWPDHPEKVLGCTRAFVEQYPNTARALVMAILEASRFIEQSPENRRSTAQLLSAPEYLDAPLDCIEPRLLGIYADGLGNSWQDPHAMRFHGNGEVNLPYLSDGMWFMTQFRRWGLLREDPDYLAVAQQVQQLKLYREACAALDIAAPHLNMRSSQLIDGITWDGSDPAGYARSFKLHALSDAAPLLASR, from the coding sequence ATGAATGAAGTTCCAGCCAACCCCCTGGCCTGGGTCAACGGCAGCGATGCCCCGGAAAAGAGCGCGGTCAACCTTGGTTTCATGGCCTTGAGTGATTGCGCGCCGGTGGTGGTGGCCGCCACCCAGGGTTTCGCCCAACCCTACGGCCTGACCCTGAACCTCAAGCGCCAGACGTCCTGGGCCAACCTGCGGGACAAGCTGGTCAGCGGTGAAATCGACGCCGCCCACAGCCTGTACGGCCTGATCTATGCGGTGCACCTGGGCATCGGCGGCGTGGCACCGACCGACATGGCTGTACTGATGGGCCTGAACCAGAACGGCCAGAGCATCAACCTGTCCCATGGCCTCCAGGCCCAGGGCGTGACCAGTCCTGAGGCACTGGAGCACCACGTGCACCAAACTCGCCCGAAACTGACCTTCGCCCAGACTTTCCCCACCGGCACCCACGCCATGTGGCTCTATTACTGGCTCGCCGCCCAGGGCATCCACCCCCTGACGGATGTCGACAGCGTGGTGGTGCCGCCGCCGCAAATGATCGCCCACCTGCAAGCCGGGCGTATCGACGGGTTCTGCGTCGGCGAACCCTGGTGCGCCAGCGCGGTGAAACAGAACCTGGGCTTCACCCTGGCGACCACCCAGACCATCTGGCCCGATCACCCGGAAAAAGTCCTCGGCTGCACCCGCGCGTTCGTCGAGCAGTACCCCAATACCGCCCGGGCACTGGTGATGGCGATCCTCGAAGCCAGCCGCTTCATCGAACAAAGCCCCGAGAACCGTCGCAGCACCGCGCAACTGTTGAGTGCGCCCGAATACCTCGACGCGCCACTGGATTGCATCGAACCCCGGCTGCTGGGGATCTACGCCGATGGCCTGGGCAACAGCTGGCAGGACCCTCACGCGATGCGCTTTCATGGCAACGGCGAGGTGAACCTGCCGTATCTGTCCGATGGCATGTGGTTCATGACGCAGTTCCGTCGTTGGGGCCTGCTGCGCGAAGACCCGGACTACCTGGCCGTGGCGCAGCAGGTCCAGCAACTCAAGCTGTACCGTGAAGCCTGCGCGGCGCTGGACATCGCGGCTCCACACCTGAACATGCGCAGCAGCCAACTGATCGACGGCATCACCTGGGACGGCTCGGATCCGGCCGGGTACGCCCGCAGCTTCAAACTGCACGCCTTGAGCGATGCGGCTCCCCTTCTCGCCAGCCGCTGA
- a CDS encoding helix-turn-helix domain-containing protein, whose protein sequence is MQNKSFRATAWPDLRERVLHLRVAQSPVQLSAAGLGLDRCLPVGWQGLVVLRDSLAFTGGELHVLPVCAASLVKLQAFFDMSDAFAEQRAEVAPWAVLPVADEIVRSGERLERWYIEQAMGGTSDYHAVANLLRHHESYGLVRFLLEQGTRSEKLNTLAQRYGVSVSHFRRLCRQALGSAAKPALRGWRTAQALLNMSLQDGSLTDVALEFGFASSSHFSKEVRELVGFAPSNLADITYLSGH, encoded by the coding sequence GTGCAAAACAAATCATTTCGCGCCACGGCATGGCCTGATCTGCGCGAACGCGTGCTGCACCTGCGTGTCGCCCAAAGCCCGGTTCAACTGAGCGCCGCGGGACTTGGGCTCGATCGCTGCCTGCCGGTCGGTTGGCAAGGGCTGGTGGTGCTGCGCGATTCGCTGGCGTTCACGGGCGGCGAGCTGCATGTATTGCCTGTGTGCGCCGCGTCGCTGGTGAAGCTGCAGGCTTTTTTCGACATGAGCGATGCCTTCGCCGAACAAAGGGCTGAGGTTGCGCCGTGGGCGGTGTTGCCGGTGGCGGATGAGATCGTCCGATCCGGGGAACGGCTCGAGCGCTGGTACATCGAGCAAGCGATGGGCGGTACCTCGGATTATCACGCGGTCGCCAACCTGTTGCGTCATCACGAGAGCTACGGGCTCGTGCGGTTTTTGTTGGAACAAGGCACTCGCAGCGAAAAACTCAACACCCTGGCGCAGCGCTACGGCGTATCGGTTTCGCATTTTCGAAGGCTTTGCCGACAGGCCCTGGGCAGTGCGGCCAAGCCAGCCCTGCGTGGCTGGCGCACCGCCCAGGCGTTGTTGAACATGAGCCTTCAGGACGGCTCGCTGACCGATGTGGCACTGGAGTTCGGCTTTGCCTCTTCTTCGCATTTCTCCAAGGAAGTCCGCGAATTGGTGGGCTTCGCGCCGAGCAATCTCGCCGACATCACCTACCTTTCCGGTCATTGA
- the sctC gene encoding type III secretion system outer membrane ring subunit SctC encodes MSRRWVSLPLLSVCLSTVLPLAPIVVRADVYTFEAREQSARTFFSELSGSLGKPVVVSKVAATKRIGGTFDLRTPQRTFERVSAQMGLIWYSDGQAIYLYDASEIKSSMASLQTLTVAKLLGFLKQSGLHDARYPLRNDGLRTFHVSGPPIYVDLVLQAAGLMDNQRSELLLGKQQIGVIHVRNTFVSDRKYELRDDKVIIPGLATVIEQLLRGEKHEVEPAVAQAPGQRPPGSMPVFPLEGLANTASEQDPMAPRVIAREVAAGNIRVVAYPDTNSLLVKGLPEQVRFIENLVDALDTPKRHVELSLWIIDLHKDELNQLGINWQGAVKSGGTFSASLNAGSATTLDGASFVTQVMAMERTQRANVVSRPVILTQENVPAIFDNNRTFYAPLVGERSVDLQHVTYGTLVSVLPRFAQADEIEMSLNIEDGNEVENPGQGEHQGALPTVGRTRISTVARVPQGKSLLVGGFTRDDHGEQIGRVPVLGSIPWIGRLFSYRQSRSANTVRVFLIQPKEIRDGFEPATVEHGAQLLSPEQYERLRRSYFRLSEP; translated from the coding sequence ATGAGCCGCCGATGGGTATCCCTGCCCCTGTTGTCCGTCTGCTTGAGCACGGTGTTGCCGCTCGCACCCATTGTCGTGCGAGCCGATGTCTATACCTTCGAAGCCCGTGAACAGAGCGCGCGGACCTTCTTCAGTGAACTGTCCGGGTCGTTGGGCAAGCCGGTCGTTGTCAGCAAGGTCGCCGCGACCAAGCGGATTGGCGGTACGTTCGATCTGCGCACGCCACAACGGACTTTTGAACGAGTCAGCGCGCAGATGGGGCTGATCTGGTACAGCGATGGCCAGGCGATTTATCTGTATGACGCCTCGGAAATCAAAAGCTCCATGGCGTCCTTGCAGACCTTGACCGTGGCCAAGCTGCTGGGGTTTCTCAAACAGTCCGGGCTGCATGATGCCCGCTATCCACTACGCAATGATGGATTGCGCACGTTTCACGTCTCCGGGCCGCCCATCTACGTTGATCTGGTGCTGCAAGCGGCCGGGTTGATGGACAACCAGCGCTCCGAACTGTTGCTCGGCAAGCAGCAGATTGGCGTGATCCATGTGCGCAATACCTTCGTCAGTGACCGCAAATATGAGCTGCGCGATGACAAAGTGATCATCCCCGGACTGGCGACCGTGATCGAGCAACTGTTGCGCGGCGAAAAGCACGAGGTCGAGCCGGCGGTGGCGCAAGCTCCTGGTCAGCGACCGCCCGGGTCGATGCCGGTGTTTCCCCTGGAGGGCCTGGCGAACACAGCCTCGGAGCAAGATCCAATGGCGCCGCGCGTCATTGCCCGAGAGGTGGCCGCCGGCAATATCCGGGTGGTGGCCTACCCGGACACCAACAGCCTGTTGGTCAAGGGGCTGCCGGAGCAGGTGCGTTTTATCGAAAACCTGGTCGATGCCCTGGACACGCCGAAACGCCACGTCGAGTTGTCGTTGTGGATCATCGATCTGCACAAGGATGAACTCAATCAGTTGGGCATCAACTGGCAAGGCGCCGTGAAATCCGGGGGCACCTTCAGCGCATCCCTCAACGCTGGCTCGGCGACCACCCTCGATGGCGCGTCGTTCGTGACCCAGGTCATGGCGATGGAGCGGACCCAGCGAGCGAACGTGGTCTCGCGCCCGGTCATCCTGACGCAGGAGAACGTGCCGGCGATTTTCGACAACAACCGCACGTTTTATGCCCCGCTGGTCGGGGAGCGCAGCGTCGACTTGCAGCATGTGACCTACGGCACGCTGGTGAGCGTACTGCCCCGGTTCGCCCAGGCGGACGAGATCGAAATGTCGCTCAATATCGAGGACGGCAACGAAGTCGAGAATCCCGGCCAGGGGGAGCACCAGGGCGCGTTGCCGACGGTCGGCCGTACCCGCATCAGTACGGTGGCGCGGGTGCCCCAGGGCAAGAGTCTGCTGGTGGGCGGCTTCACCCGCGATGACCACGGCGAGCAAATCGGGCGCGTACCGGTGTTGGGGTCGATTCCGTGGATCGGACGCTTGTTCAGCTATCGCCAGAGCCGCTCGGCCAACACCGTGCGGGTGTTCCTGATCCAGCCCAAAGAGATTCGCGACGGTTTTGAACCCGCCACCGTCGAACACGGCGCGCAGTTGCTGAGCCCGGAGCAGTATGAGCGTCTGCGCCGCTCCTATTTTCGACTGTCAGAACCATGA